The genomic DNA GGTGTTGAACCCCGCGGTGTCGGCGACGATCCGGAAGTCGCAGGCGAAGGCGAGCGAGGCGCCCGCGCCGGCCGCGACGCCGTTGACCGCGGCGACGGTCGGCTTGCGCATCCCGGCCAGCGCCCGCACCAGCGGGTTGTAGTGCTCGGCGACGGTGCGCAGCGCGCCCTCGCCGGTCTCCTCCTGGCGCTTGAGCAGCCCGAGGTGCTCCTTGAGGTCCTGGCCGACGCAGAACGCCTTGTCGCCGGCGCCGGTGAGCAGGACGGCGCGGACGGCGCTGTCCTCGGCGACGGCGATCAGGGTGTCCCGCAGCGCGACCTTGGTGGCGACGTCGAGGGCGTTCATCGCGTCGGCGCGGTTGATGGTGACGACGGCCAGGCCGCCGTCGAGCTCGTGGCTGACGGTGTCGGTCATGGGCGAGGGCTCCCGGGGTTCGTGGGTGGTCGTCCGCCAGCATGCCGGAGCGGCGGCCCGGCTGGGGAGTGTGAGGTGCCGCACCTTCGGGGCGCGTGTCGGCCCGTGGCGGGATGCGGCTTCCGGCAGGTAATCAGGGGTTTCGGCCCGGTCCGGGCGGGTGTGCGGAGAGAGTGATGTTGGTCATCCGGGCGTCGCATGCGGGATAATGGCTTCCGATCAATGCGTTCGATACCGGCGGTGGACGGACTGCCGGTACGTAGCTGAGCGGTTGCAGGAAGGGGAACGAGCATGGCGGCCATGAAGCCGCGGACGGGTGACGGCCCGCTCGAGGTCACCAAAGAGGGGCGGGGCATCATCATGCGGGTCCCGCTCGAGGGCGGCGGTCGCCTGGTGGTGGAGCTCACGCCGGACGAGGCCGATGCCCTGGGCGAGGCGCTGAAGAAGGCCTGCGGCTGACGTCGGCAGGTATCCCCTCTGATCCTGGGAGAGCCCGGGTCCGTCACTCCGACGGGCCCGGGCCTTCTTTCGCTCCGGGCCCGTCGGAGCGACGG from Kitasatospora terrestris includes the following:
- a CDS encoding DUF3117 domain-containing protein; this encodes MAAMKPRTGDGPLEVTKEGRGIIMRVPLEGGGRLVVELTPDEADALGEALKKACG
- a CDS encoding enoyl-CoA hydratase/isomerase family protein, whose protein sequence is MTDTVSHELDGGLAVVTINRADAMNALDVATKVALRDTLIAVAEDSAVRAVLLTGAGDKAFCVGQDLKEHLGLLKRQEETGEGALRTVAEHYNPLVRALAGMRKPTVAAVNGVAAGAGASLAFACDFRIVADTAGFNTSFAGVALTADSGASWTLPRLVGHAKATELLMLPRTVKADEALSLGLATRVVPAAELAATAREFAQRLAEGPTVAYGAIKESLAYGASHSLGELLDKEDELQTLAGQSEDHAIAVRAFVAKEKPAYVGR